A stretch of Maridesulfovibrio zosterae DSM 11974 DNA encodes these proteins:
- the ftsA gene encoding cell division protein FtsA: protein MSKSDLIVGLDVGTTKICAVVGEATADGVDIVGIGTAPSTGLRKGVVVNIEQTVQSIKKALEEAELMAGCEIRSVYAGIAGSHIKGFNSHGVIAVKGGEVTQKDVDRVIDAAKAVAIPLDREVIHTLPQEYIVDDQRGIADPLGMAGVRLEVKVHIVTGAVTSAQNIIRSCHRSGLDVSDIVLESLASSKAVLSEEEREIGVAIVDIGGGTTDLAIFANDSIKHTSVIALGGNNLTNDIAFGLRTPMGSAEQIKVKYGTALTDLVTTDETIEVPSVGGRDHRKMSKRVLAEICEPRCEEIMALVDQELVRSGYKNMIAAGVVLTGGTSLVDGMQELAEQIFDLPVRIGYPAGIGGLKDVVNSPKYATAVGLLMYGAEKEGSSEQVFRIRDENVFNRILGRMRKWFTDIA, encoded by the coding sequence ATGTCCAAGTCTGATCTGATCGTCGGCCTTGATGTCGGCACCACCAAGATCTGTGCAGTCGTCGGGGAGGCTACTGCCGACGGAGTAGACATTGTCGGAATCGGCACTGCACCGTCCACAGGTCTTCGTAAAGGTGTAGTGGTCAACATCGAACAGACAGTTCAGTCCATCAAGAAAGCGCTTGAGGAAGCTGAACTTATGGCTGGGTGCGAAATCCGCTCTGTATATGCAGGAATAGCAGGAAGCCATATCAAAGGATTCAACAGCCACGGCGTTATTGCTGTTAAAGGCGGAGAAGTCACTCAGAAAGATGTGGACCGCGTTATTGATGCAGCTAAAGCTGTAGCGATACCTCTGGACAGAGAAGTTATTCATACTCTGCCACAGGAATACATCGTAGATGATCAGCGTGGTATTGCCGACCCTCTGGGAATGGCAGGCGTCCGTCTTGAGGTAAAGGTACACATTGTTACCGGAGCTGTAACTTCAGCCCAAAACATTATCAGATCATGTCACCGTTCAGGACTCGACGTATCTGACATTGTTCTTGAATCGTTAGCATCAAGCAAAGCTGTTCTTTCTGAAGAAGAAAGAGAAATAGGTGTTGCCATTGTAGATATCGGGGGTGGAACTACCGACTTGGCAATATTTGCTAATGATTCAATTAAACATACTTCTGTTATCGCCCTCGGCGGTAACAACTTGACTAACGACATTGCATTTGGATTAAGAACACCAATGGGTTCTGCGGAACAGATCAAGGTGAAATACGGAACAGCACTGACAGACCTCGTCACCACTGACGAAACAATCGAAGTGCCATCCGTAGGGGGACGTGATCACCGCAAGATGTCCAAACGGGTTCTCGCTGAAATTTGTGAGCCTCGTTGTGAAGAAATCATGGCGCTGGTAGACCAGGAACTGGTACGAAGCGGCTACAAAAACATGATTGCAGCAGGAGTTGTACTCACAGGCGGAACTTCACTTGTGGACGGAATGCAGGAACTGGCAGAACAGATTTTCGACCTGCCGGTCCGTATCGGATACCCCGCAGGCATTGGTGGCTTAAAAGATGTGGTCAACAGTCCCAAATATGCAACAGCAGTGGGACTGCTAATGTACGGCGCAGAAAAAGAAGGCAGCTCTGAGCAGGTTTTCCGAATTCGCGACGAAAATGTTTTCAACCGTATTCTGGGCAGAATGCGTAAATGGTTCACTGACATCGCATAA
- a CDS encoding cell division protein FtsQ/DivIB — MSVADLNKSRLNLNKTGKKRKSRNTSIKRKGSSSISSMMYVLARKTCISGIFLLLLMLIGVGCLAGYRWLTTYPYFALQDIKVTGNHRLTYGEILSIADVGLNKNSLAVNIADVESKLSDNLWIKSAAVKRELPGKLQIHVREKDPHFMVRQNDKLYYCDSNGELIAPVVPGKFTSLPFLNIAAEAMDKAAILPEFMEILNRRELPFDSGQIAWIDIKGGNRMIIFMDSLGLKVRLSLDNWQEQLSHLNIVWNDLKNRGEFRNVAAISTDKGRVWVEKRSSGSGSPQ, encoded by the coding sequence ATGAGCGTAGCTGATCTTAACAAAAGCAGGCTGAACCTGAATAAAACAGGTAAAAAGCGTAAAAGCCGCAATACAAGTATAAAGCGTAAAGGGTCATCTTCTATTTCAAGCATGATGTATGTTCTGGCACGTAAAACATGTATTTCCGGAATATTCCTCTTGCTCCTGATGCTTATCGGTGTTGGTTGCCTTGCAGGATATCGCTGGCTCACGACATATCCATATTTTGCGTTGCAGGACATCAAAGTAACCGGAAACCATAGATTGACCTATGGTGAAATCCTGTCCATTGCTGATGTCGGATTAAATAAGAACAGTCTGGCGGTGAATATAGCTGATGTGGAGAGCAAACTCAGTGACAACCTGTGGATTAAATCTGCCGCAGTTAAAAGAGAACTGCCCGGTAAGCTGCAAATCCATGTCCGTGAGAAAGACCCGCATTTCATGGTACGCCAAAATGATAAGCTCTATTACTGCGACAGCAACGGAGAGCTTATTGCTCCGGTAGTTCCTGGTAAATTTACATCACTGCCGTTTTTAAATATTGCCGCTGAAGCTATGGATAAGGCCGCTATTCTGCCTGAATTCATGGAAATATTGAATAGAAGAGAACTCCCCTTTGATTCCGGGCAGATTGCATGGATAGATATAAAGGGTGGCAACAGAATGATAATTTTTATGGACAGCCTAGGCCTGAAAGTACGGCTTAGTCTGGACAACTGGCAAGAACAACTTTCACACCTGAACATAGTATGGAATGACCTCAAAAACAGGGGAGAGTTCAGGAATGTGGCGGCCATATCCACCGACAAAGGCAGGGTCTGGGTTGAAAAACGCAGTTCCGGTAGTGGTTCGCCGCAATAG
- a CDS encoding radical SAM protein produces the protein MSVTEEFFYYGKEEPSAEETGGRLPTALVFPGRKGAGLSTLGWQAVYRLLAPDAELAVERFFLGDPGKPSVSMDSDKVLSEFPLIGFSINFEEEYLHPVRMLKDSGVPPLAAERPDFPLVMAGGPVAFLNPAPIAPFFDLFWVGEAEAGLKELCIELKRHIYNGGSKKEFLELIKDRDGVYIPGMTKGQVRRAVLAPGTVAAGHGVPLLSAPAYSCFISAEAVFKDMFLVEVNRGCPYGCRFCAAGFIYRPPRHASIDQLKEIVEFADPPKVGLIGTALTDWPDLITYIEWLKKRKTKFSLSSVRADGLTEELLDILRASGVRTVTLALEGASKRLRDAASKNLEETDFLRAVELCAAKGVNHLRVYVIVGWPGEVDEDYEELAQMLQKMDEARSRGQGKKKKQFMRITLGASCLVPKPWTPLQWSSMPSEEELKNVLSKVKGLTKKYKGVAFSGDSPFQARLQGILSRGDESLAEFITIAAEQGGWKKAFKFYNGDPEKFIDNELDQKTPLPWDFIDTGVNKSYLWRERNRFHEGIKTPPCPAEGCSECKKCGMFQWLNDR, from the coding sequence ATGTCTGTAACAGAAGAATTCTTCTATTACGGAAAAGAAGAACCGTCTGCGGAGGAAACCGGAGGCCGTCTGCCCACGGCATTGGTATTTCCAGGCAGAAAAGGAGCAGGACTGTCAACTTTAGGGTGGCAGGCCGTATATAGATTGCTTGCTCCGGACGCGGAGCTTGCAGTTGAAAGGTTCTTCCTAGGAGACCCCGGAAAACCGTCTGTTTCCATGGACAGTGATAAAGTACTGTCCGAGTTTCCCCTGATCGGTTTCAGCATCAATTTCGAGGAGGAATATCTCCACCCGGTAAGGATGTTGAAAGATTCGGGCGTTCCGCCGCTTGCGGCGGAACGCCCGGACTTCCCGCTGGTCATGGCCGGAGGTCCCGTTGCATTCCTGAACCCTGCTCCAATAGCCCCATTTTTCGACCTGTTCTGGGTAGGAGAAGCAGAGGCAGGACTCAAGGAACTGTGTATTGAACTGAAACGTCACATATATAATGGCGGCAGTAAAAAAGAATTTCTTGAACTTATAAAAGACCGAGATGGCGTTTACATTCCCGGAATGACAAAAGGGCAAGTCCGCCGAGCCGTACTCGCCCCCGGAACTGTTGCAGCAGGACATGGAGTTCCTCTTCTTTCCGCACCGGCTTATTCATGTTTCATAAGTGCGGAAGCTGTTTTCAAAGATATGTTTCTGGTTGAAGTAAACCGAGGCTGTCCTTACGGCTGCCGATTCTGTGCAGCCGGATTCATCTATCGCCCTCCCCGCCACGCATCAATTGATCAGCTCAAAGAGATTGTCGAATTTGCCGATCCACCAAAAGTAGGGCTGATTGGCACAGCTCTGACTGATTGGCCTGATCTAATTACATACATTGAGTGGTTAAAAAAGCGTAAAACAAAATTTTCTCTATCATCGGTACGTGCCGATGGTTTGACAGAAGAGCTGCTTGATATTCTGCGTGCCTCTGGAGTTCGCACAGTAACTCTAGCTCTCGAAGGGGCAAGTAAACGCTTACGTGATGCCGCAAGCAAAAACCTCGAAGAAACAGACTTCCTTCGTGCCGTGGAACTATGTGCAGCCAAAGGGGTAAATCATCTACGTGTTTATGTTATTGTAGGATGGCCAGGTGAAGTAGATGAAGACTATGAAGAGCTTGCACAGATGCTCCAAAAAATGGATGAAGCCCGCAGTCGAGGTCAAGGCAAAAAGAAAAAACAATTTATGCGAATAACCCTTGGTGCCAGTTGCCTTGTTCCAAAACCATGGACTCCTCTGCAATGGTCTTCAATGCCCTCTGAAGAAGAGCTTAAAAATGTACTTTCCAAAGTTAAAGGACTGACCAAAAAATATAAAGGGGTCGCATTCTCAGGCGATTCTCCTTTTCAGGCCAGATTGCAAGGTATACTATCCAGAGGAGATGAATCTCTTGCCGAGTTTATAACTATCGCCGCCGAGCAAGGTGGCTGGAAGAAAGCTTTTAAATTTTATAATGGTGATCCTGAAAAATTCATTGATAATGAATTAGATCAAAAAACTCCATTGCCATGGGACTTCATTGATACCGGAGTAAATAAATCTTATCTCTGGCGTGAAAGAAATCGCTTTCACGAAGGCATAAAGACTCCGCCATGTCCGGCTGAAGGATGCTCTGAATGCAAAAAATGCGGTATGTTTCAATGGCTTAACGATAGATAA
- a CDS encoding two-component system sensor histidine kinase NtrB yields the protein MELSSQKSQKLPLALALLALLLLGAGSLYLTWHNLRQMHQTVFEHMLLSARSISRGLDIQLVEGARRMRGPGMHNRRMPKTMIPDTRKLFTELVEQGDLLFIALYGPDRKPLIVVEQGDEKNIFTPPPEIFDMIRSMQESSTPVIIDKKAALLYGTLGQPTLLRIYGGPQHHFLPPQKSETYLLLGLNAEKHLYQFKQYKRAALLQTGYIFLAGFVLWLLAVAYFQRREESKKITKLERFQANLLDNMPDGLLTLSPDGMILSANGSAHKLLDSPENKALAGLNWNDFTYESLQEFKQDNVIWVHARLNRKSLEFILFPYFESQDEERTMIIIRDRTDIAELEEDLYEARRLASIGSLAAGVAHEIRNPLSSLRGFAQLFAEKFNGEQPYGTYATTMLEEADRLNRVVTDLLYLSRPHELEPELLNTEELCESMQTLMELDLEHKGAVINTDLHSKTVFADSDAIRQVLLNLLVNSLDAVPDGTGEIFISSASNIHGVWISICDNGPGMPEDIRKHALEPFFTDKPKGTGLGLAIVNTIMRGHKGRVTITEPGETKPCNGTCVKLFFPNPSHEE from the coding sequence ATGGAATTAAGCTCACAAAAATCACAAAAATTACCTCTAGCTCTTGCGCTTCTGGCTCTGCTTCTACTCGGAGCCGGAAGCCTCTACCTGACATGGCACAACTTGCGCCAAATGCATCAGACAGTATTTGAGCACATGCTCCTATCAGCCAGATCAATATCCAGAGGCCTTGATATTCAGCTGGTCGAAGGAGCCCGACGCATGCGGGGCCCAGGCATGCACAATAGACGTATGCCTAAAACGATGATCCCTGATACACGTAAATTATTTACTGAACTTGTTGAGCAGGGAGATTTGCTTTTTATAGCTCTATACGGCCCGGACCGTAAGCCGCTTATTGTTGTGGAACAGGGAGATGAAAAGAATATTTTCACTCCTCCACCAGAGATATTTGATATGATCAGGTCTATGCAGGAATCGAGTACTCCGGTGATAATAGATAAAAAAGCAGCCCTGCTGTATGGAACACTTGGACAGCCTACACTGCTCAGAATTTACGGAGGCCCGCAACATCATTTCCTCCCTCCTCAAAAAAGCGAGACCTATCTTCTGCTGGGACTGAATGCAGAGAAACATTTGTATCAATTCAAACAATACAAACGTGCTGCTTTATTACAAACCGGATATATATTTCTTGCCGGTTTTGTACTCTGGCTGTTAGCTGTAGCTTATTTTCAACGCCGTGAAGAAAGCAAAAAAATTACCAAACTTGAAAGGTTTCAAGCCAACCTGCTTGATAACATGCCGGATGGACTGCTCACACTATCCCCTGACGGAATGATTCTTTCTGCCAACGGTTCAGCCCATAAGTTACTTGATAGTCCGGAGAACAAAGCTTTAGCAGGTCTTAACTGGAACGATTTCACATACGAATCCCTGCAGGAATTCAAACAGGACAATGTTATATGGGTTCATGCCAGACTCAACAGGAAAAGCCTTGAATTTATTCTTTTTCCCTACTTTGAAAGTCAGGACGAAGAACGCACCATGATCATAATACGTGACCGTACGGATATTGCAGAACTGGAAGAGGATCTATACGAAGCACGCAGACTTGCATCCATAGGCTCTCTGGCTGCCGGTGTTGCCCATGAAATTCGTAATCCACTCAGCTCACTTCGAGGATTTGCCCAGCTGTTTGCTGAAAAATTCAATGGCGAGCAACCATACGGGACTTATGCCACCACCATGCTCGAAGAAGCAGATCGTCTGAACCGAGTTGTTACAGATCTTCTTTATCTTTCCAGACCTCATGAGCTTGAACCTGAATTACTTAACACTGAAGAACTGTGTGAATCAATGCAGACTCTCATGGAGCTGGATCTTGAACACAAAGGAGCTGTAATCAATACAGACCTGCATAGCAAAACTGTTTTCGCAGATTCTGATGCAATCAGGCAGGTACTCCTAAACCTGCTGGTGAACAGCCTTGATGCTGTGCCGGACGGAACAGGAGAAATATTCATATCATCTGCAAGTAATATCCACGGAGTATGGATAAGTATTTGTGACAACGGTCCAGGAATGCCCGAAGATATACGCAAACACGCCCTCGAACCATTCTTTACTGACAAACCCAAAGGAACCGGTCTTGGCCTTGCTATTGTAAATACTATCATGCGCGGACACAAAGGAAGAGTTACTATAACCGAACCGGGTGAAACAAAGCCCTGTAACGGAACATGTGTAAAACTGTTCTTCCCCAATCCCAGCCATGAGGAATAA
- the ftsZ gene encoding cell division protein FtsZ, which translates to MDYMEIENDGQAKIKVIGCGGGGGNAINNMIQSALTGVRFIAANTDAQDINKSLAEYKIQLGDQLTKGLGAGANPDVGKNAAIESQEQIRELVGDCDMVFVTAGMGGGTGTGAAPVIAEIAKEAGALTVAVVTKPFYFEGKRRLLQAEKGIEELKNVVDAIITIPNDRLLQLAAKKAAFSEMLKKADEVLYYGVKGIADLITVHGLINLDFADVQAVMSNSGLALMGTGIARGENRAREAAMKAITSPLLEDVSIEGAKGVLINITCSPDMTIDEVSEAANIVHEEAHEDAQIFFGTVFDPEVGDEMRITVIATGIDTAGEQPVAPVMEQPQPQAQPQRHNLTPRGMTSKTSQGGNVRHLGSAHAEEDRSIPAYLRHGSKPQEAAGSTAPVQHQPKQAAANSSGEEFIFHDDDDFEVPTFIRKQAD; encoded by the coding sequence ATGGATTACATGGAAATTGAAAACGATGGTCAGGCAAAGATCAAGGTTATCGGTTGTGGCGGTGGCGGTGGTAACGCTATCAATAACATGATTCAGTCCGCACTTACAGGTGTCCGCTTTATTGCAGCTAACACCGATGCTCAGGACATCAACAAATCTCTTGCTGAATATAAAATTCAGCTCGGCGACCAATTGACCAAGGGTCTTGGTGCAGGAGCCAACCCCGATGTTGGTAAAAATGCAGCTATTGAATCTCAGGAACAGATTCGTGAACTGGTCGGCGATTGTGACATGGTTTTTGTTACCGCCGGTATGGGTGGCGGAACAGGTACCGGAGCAGCCCCGGTAATTGCAGAAATAGCCAAAGAAGCAGGAGCACTGACTGTAGCCGTTGTAACCAAACCATTTTATTTCGAAGGCAAGCGCAGACTTCTTCAAGCCGAAAAAGGTATTGAAGAATTGAAGAATGTAGTCGATGCAATTATTACCATTCCTAATGATCGTCTGCTTCAACTTGCCGCAAAAAAAGCAGCTTTCTCTGAAATGCTCAAAAAAGCTGATGAAGTACTCTACTACGGTGTTAAAGGTATTGCAGATCTGATCACAGTTCATGGTCTGATCAACCTTGACTTCGCAGATGTTCAGGCAGTTATGTCAAACTCTGGCCTCGCCTTGATGGGTACCGGTATCGCACGGGGCGAAAACAGAGCCCGTGAAGCTGCAATGAAAGCCATTACCAGTCCTCTGCTCGAAGACGTTTCAATTGAAGGAGCAAAAGGAGTTCTGATCAATATTACATGCTCTCCTGATATGACCATCGATGAAGTCAGTGAAGCTGCAAATATTGTTCATGAAGAAGCACACGAAGATGCTCAGATTTTCTTCGGTACAGTCTTCGATCCAGAAGTAGGCGATGAAATGCGCATAACAGTTATTGCCACCGGCATTGACACAGCAGGTGAACAGCCAGTTGCACCTGTGATGGAACAGCCTCAGCCTCAGGCTCAGCCACAGCGTCATAATCTGACTCCGAGAGGCATGACCTCTAAAACAAGTCAGGGCGGAAATGTGCGTCATCTCGGCAGCGCTCATGCTGAAGAAGACAGATCCATTCCTGCTTACCTTCGTCATGGCTCCAAGCCTCAGGAAGCAGCAGGAAGCACAGCTCCTGTGCAGCATCAGCCCAAGCAGGCAGCAGCAAACAGCAGCGGTGAAGAATTCATCTTCCACGACGACGATGATTTTGAAGTTCCAACTTTCATCCGCAAGCAGGCTGATTAG
- a CDS encoding sigma-54-dependent transcriptional regulator: MTDNTKNVLIVDDEPPLRMLIRAVLESDGWKVFEAESGEKALEMLSDLSLNAALVDMRMGGMDGMTLLKELNTRVPGLPVIMLTAYGNVNSAVIAMKHGAFDYLTKPADNEELKAVLAKALDYSRLVDENERLKSVAGTSEKMIGNTQGMRRVKELIEQAGPSEATILVLGESGTGKELVAEGLHKASLRAQQPLIKVNCAALPADLLESELFGYVKGAFTGANTNKPGRFQLAAGGTLFLDEIGEMEQVLQAKILRALQEKVVEPLGSISPVETDVRIIAATNRDLKKEVEKGNFREDLYYRLGVLEINIPPLRERIGDLPALVAYLLEKLGHKNSKKVRSVSHSFLDLLSHYSWPGNVRELENVLERAIILSRSEVLGPELLPPQVQNPKTRCLPPNNLSSSGVPAQHADQPKSTVGTSSLDDAERQALIAALEANMHHRERTADALGISRRTLQYKLKKYGLTRR, encoded by the coding sequence ATGACAGATAACACCAAAAATGTACTGATCGTAGATGACGAACCACCACTGCGAATGCTCATCAGGGCTGTGCTGGAAAGTGACGGCTGGAAAGTTTTCGAGGCTGAATCAGGTGAAAAGGCATTAGAAATGCTCTCAGATCTGTCACTCAACGCAGCTCTTGTTGATATGCGTATGGGTGGTATGGATGGTATGACTCTGCTTAAAGAACTTAATACCAGAGTTCCAGGTCTTCCGGTAATTATGCTCACAGCTTACGGAAACGTTAACTCTGCTGTAATTGCGATGAAGCACGGAGCTTTCGACTATCTCACTAAACCAGCTGATAACGAAGAACTGAAAGCTGTTCTTGCTAAAGCTCTTGATTATTCCAGACTTGTTGATGAAAACGAACGTCTTAAATCTGTCGCAGGCACCTCTGAAAAGATGATCGGTAACACACAAGGCATGCGCCGCGTGAAAGAACTCATTGAACAGGCTGGACCGTCTGAGGCTACAATTCTTGTGCTGGGGGAATCCGGTACAGGTAAAGAGCTGGTTGCAGAAGGACTGCACAAGGCCAGCTTACGCGCCCAACAGCCATTAATCAAAGTGAACTGCGCCGCGCTACCCGCGGACCTACTTGAAAGCGAACTTTTCGGATACGTTAAAGGAGCTTTCACAGGAGCAAATACCAATAAACCGGGAAGATTTCAGCTTGCAGCCGGAGGAACTCTGTTTCTTGATGAAATTGGAGAAATGGAGCAGGTACTGCAAGCTAAAATTTTGCGAGCACTGCAAGAAAAAGTTGTTGAGCCTCTCGGAAGTATCTCCCCTGTTGAAACAGATGTACGTATTATTGCAGCGACAAACCGCGACCTGAAAAAGGAAGTTGAAAAAGGTAATTTTCGCGAAGATTTATACTATCGCTTGGGCGTTCTTGAAATCAATATTCCTCCGTTGCGAGAAAGAATAGGAGATCTGCCGGCTTTGGTTGCATACCTTCTTGAAAAACTAGGACATAAAAACAGTAAAAAAGTACGTTCAGTCAGCCACTCCTTTCTTGACCTGCTTAGCCATTATAGCTGGCCCGGAAATGTACGAGAACTTGAGAATGTTCTTGAAAGGGCAATAATTCTCAGTCGCAGTGAAGTACTTGGCCCAGAACTGTTGCCTCCACAAGTACAGAATCCGAAAACAAGATGCTTACCCCCAAATAATCTTTCATCTTCAGGGGTTCCAGCACAACATGCAGACCAGCCAAAATCAACTGTAGGGACTTCATCTCTTGACGATGCAGAAAGACAGGCTTTAATAGCCGCACTTGAGGCCAATATGCATCATCGCGAACGTACTGCCGATGCATTGGGTATCAGCCGCAGGACCTTACAATACAAACTCAAAAAGTATGGTTTGACCAGAAGATAA
- a CDS encoding periplasmic heavy metal sensor, producing MQKKIVISVMTLMVVALAGTAMAQGGHMNGFYRNNSFIFDQLTPEKQHEAAAIFKKFENKFEPIKSQIWAKRTELNALVNSGAAEKDDITALVGDLTILRDKDYKLRKQLSEEIEQVTGIAMPVRSFAGYGMNNGRMDRRSHRRPPHNGRNCWDSNF from the coding sequence ATGCAGAAAAAAATAGTAATCTCAGTAATGACACTAATGGTTGTAGCACTGGCAGGCACAGCAATGGCTCAAGGTGGCCACATGAACGGTTTTTACAGAAACAACTCATTTATCTTTGATCAGCTAACTCCCGAGAAGCAACATGAAGCAGCAGCTATTTTTAAAAAATTTGAAAATAAGTTTGAACCAATCAAAAGTCAGATATGGGCAAAGCGGACTGAACTAAATGCTCTGGTGAATTCTGGCGCTGCTGAAAAAGACGATATCACAGCCCTTGTCGGAGACCTGACAATATTGAGAGACAAGGACTACAAACTCCGTAAACAGTTGTCCGAAGAAATTGAGCAGGTTACAGGTATTGCCATGCCTGTGAGAAGCTTTGCTGGATACGGTATGAATAATGGCAGAATGGACCGCAGATCTCACCGTCGTCCTCCCCACAATGGTAGAAACTGCTGGGACTCTAACTTCTAA
- a CDS encoding DUF4405 domain-containing protein: MLRKITSLTSFISIIVLMLTSIVLYSVPQGRVAYWADWTFLGLSKEQWGDIHICMGVFFLVASILHIWLNWKLIMAYLKRKAGAANFSSPAFFISLLLTVFVTFGALAGLPPMKQVLEFSSYLKDLGEKEYGIPPYGHAELSTLTVFCKRMGLDEEKAVASIKKAGHEINSVKETIKQIAGRAGLTPKELHEIILTDQPEKQQSINPKAGSSMQNMDSHSSGAGIGRMSLEKYCQKYNLDLNTALGILRERGAVVDKDTTIREIAGSLGLNSPREVSGMLNP, translated from the coding sequence ATGCTTAGAAAAATCACATCCCTCACCAGCTTTATCTCAATTATAGTCCTGATGCTTACCAGCATTGTCTTGTATTCCGTTCCACAAGGAAGGGTTGCGTACTGGGCCGATTGGACATTTCTAGGGCTCAGCAAAGAGCAATGGGGTGATATTCACATATGTATGGGAGTATTTTTTCTTGTTGCCTCTATTTTGCACATCTGGCTTAACTGGAAACTGATAATGGCCTATCTGAAACGAAAAGCAGGTGCAGCAAATTTTTCATCTCCTGCATTCTTTATCAGTCTTCTTCTCACAGTTTTTGTTACTTTCGGGGCACTTGCTGGTTTACCTCCCATGAAGCAGGTCCTTGAATTTTCCAGTTATCTAAAAGATCTTGGTGAAAAAGAATACGGAATACCTCCTTATGGGCATGCCGAATTAAGTACCCTAACCGTATTTTGTAAACGAATGGGACTTGATGAAGAAAAAGCGGTTGCCTCCATAAAAAAAGCCGGTCACGAAATAAATTCTGTAAAAGAAACTATAAAACAAATTGCTGGAAGAGCCGGTTTGACACCAAAAGAACTGCATGAAATCATTCTAACTGATCAGCCTGAAAAACAGCAGTCAATTAATCCCAAAGCTGGAAGCAGCATGCAGAATATGGATAGCCACAGTTCAGGAGCTGGGATAGGGAGAATGTCTCTCGAAAAATATTGTCAGAAATATAATCTAGATCTGAATACAGCTTTAGGAATATTGCGAGAAAGAGGAGCTGTAGTTGATAAAGACACTACCATACGCGAAATTGCAGGTTCTCTAGGACTTAATTCACCACGTGAAGTCAGCGGTATGCTAAATCCCTAA
- a CDS encoding Spy/CpxP family protein refolding chaperone, with translation MKRKTLVPLIIVLVLAISSVAMARNGNQNGAYHNGGYHSGNWAAYNQLTPEKQQQVQAIIKKYENSFESLKNQQWAKRTELNALVDSGKADKETIHTLVKELSDIRDKVYAEHKKMSDELEKETGLTFPIMGKGMNRGNRGCGNYQQGNCPNNGYRCPGAN, from the coding sequence ATGAAAAGAAAAACTTTGGTCCCATTGATTATCGTGCTCGTTCTGGCAATTTCATCTGTTGCCATGGCACGAAACGGCAACCAGAATGGTGCATACCATAATGGTGGCTATCACAGCGGCAACTGGGCTGCTTACAACCAACTGACACCTGAAAAACAACAGCAGGTGCAGGCAATTATCAAGAAATACGAAAATTCATTTGAATCGCTCAAGAATCAGCAGTGGGCTAAAAGAACAGAACTCAACGCACTTGTAGATTCCGGCAAAGCTGATAAGGAAACTATCCATACTCTGGTTAAGGAACTTTCCGATATTAGAGATAAGGTATATGCCGAGCATAAGAAAATGAGCGATGAACTAGAGAAAGAAACAGGACTCACCTTTCCCATCATGGGAAAAGGTATGAATCGTGGTAACCGGGGTTGTGGAAATTACCAGCAGGGTAACTGTCCTAACAATGGTTACAGATGTCCGGGCGCGAACTAA